One Deltaproteobacteria bacterium DNA window includes the following coding sequences:
- the flhA gene encoding flagellar biosynthesis protein FlhA: protein MSPVVLALAVVGILIVMILPVPTVLLDLLLTVSITLSILILLVALYTESPLEFSSFPTMLLMATLYRLSLNVASTRLILMKGSEGTDAAGHVIQAFGQFVVGGNYVVGVIVFIVLVVINFVVITKGSTRIAEVAARFTLDAMPGKQMAIDADLNSGLIDEKTARTRRTTIEREADFYGSMDGAAKFVRGDAIAGIIITLVNIIGGFIIGAVQQNMPVAEAASVYTILSIGDGLVSQIPALVISTAAGIVVTRATGEADLAGSLANQIMGKSRVFLVTAGILGFFAIVPGLPMAPFLLLAVVIGLAGYRRRVEEIEAARAPIIDERPADTLVPDRMEDLLTLDLVELEIGYGLINLVDRDQGGELLDKVRAIRRQYAQKMGLMIPPIHIRDNLQLKPGQYRILVKGVEVGGGELMVDRFLAMDPGTVDKPIDGIPTVEPAFKLPAVWIRKPDREKAQFSGYTVVDLATVMTTHLTEIFRTHSHELLSRQDVSEMLDNFGKKYPKVVSELSPAMVNLGIVQKVLQNLVKEGVPVRDLLTVLETLADWAPVTKDADILTEYVRQALSRTITDLYSTNDGTVALMTLASRLENSLTDAVQTAQGTSFLNIDPDTAQRLIKSLESAAGKFQNIGQQPILLTNPVLRGHLKRFLDKFLPSWSILSHNEIDTRAKIYSLGTVEA, encoded by the coding sequence ATGTCGCCGGTGGTGCTGGCGCTCGCGGTCGTCGGCATCCTCATCGTGATGATCCTGCCGGTGCCGACGGTCCTGCTCGACCTCCTGCTGACGGTCTCGATCACGCTCTCCATTCTCATTCTGCTCGTCGCGCTCTACACCGAGTCGCCGCTCGAATTCTCGTCGTTTCCCACGATGCTCCTGATGGCGACGCTCTACCGCCTCTCGCTCAACGTCGCCTCGACCCGCCTGATCCTGATGAAGGGTTCCGAGGGCACCGACGCGGCGGGACACGTGATCCAGGCGTTCGGCCAGTTCGTCGTCGGGGGCAACTACGTCGTCGGCGTCATCGTCTTCATCGTGCTCGTCGTCATCAACTTCGTCGTCATCACCAAGGGCTCGACGCGCATCGCCGAGGTCGCCGCCAGGTTCACTCTCGACGCCATGCCCGGCAAGCAGATGGCGATCGACGCCGATCTCAACAGCGGTCTGATCGACGAAAAGACCGCGCGCACGCGGCGCACCACGATCGAGCGCGAAGCCGACTTCTACGGCTCGATGGACGGCGCGGCGAAGTTCGTGCGCGGCGACGCGATCGCCGGAATTATCATCACGCTCGTCAACATCATCGGCGGATTCATCATCGGCGCGGTACAGCAGAACATGCCGGTCGCCGAAGCGGCGAGCGTGTACACGATCCTGTCCATCGGCGACGGTCTCGTCAGCCAGATCCCGGCCCTCGTCATCTCCACCGCCGCGGGCATCGTCGTCACGCGCGCCACCGGAGAAGCCGACCTCGCGGGCTCGCTCGCCAACCAGATCATGGGCAAGTCGCGCGTGTTCCTCGTGACCGCGGGAATTCTCGGATTCTTCGCGATCGTTCCCGGCTTGCCCATGGCGCCGTTCCTGCTCCTCGCCGTCGTCATCGGCCTCGCGGGATACCGGCGGCGCGTCGAGGAAATCGAGGCCGCGCGCGCGCCGATCATCGACGAGCGCCCGGCTGACACGCTCGTTCCCGACCGCATGGAAGACCTGCTCACGCTCGATCTCGTGGAACTCGAGATCGGGTATGGACTCATCAATCTGGTGGACCGCGATCAGGGCGGCGAGCTGCTCGACAAGGTGCGCGCCATCCGCCGCCAGTATGCGCAGAAGATGGGCCTCATGATTCCGCCCATCCACATCCGCGACAACTTGCAGCTCAAACCCGGGCAGTACCGCATCCTCGTGAAAGGCGTCGAGGTCGGCGGCGGCGAGCTGATGGTCGATCGCTTCCTCGCGATGGATCCCGGCACCGTGGACAAGCCCATCGACGGCATCCCCACCGTCGAGCCGGCTTTCAAGCTGCCCGCCGTTTGGATTCGCAAGCCCGACCGCGAGAAGGCGCAGTTCTCGGGGTACACCGTCGTCGATCTCGCCACGGTCATGACCACGCACCTGACGGAAATCTTCCGCACGCATTCGCACGAGCTGCTATCGCGGCAGGACGTGTCCGAGATGCTCGACAACTTCGGCAAGAAGTATCCCAAGGTCGTTTCCGAGCTGTCGCCCGCGATGGTGAATCTCGGCATCGTGCAGAAGGTGTTGCAGAATCTCGTGAAGGAAGGCGTGCCGGTGCGCGACCTGCTCACGGTGCTCGAAACGCTCGCAGACTGGGCGCCGGTGACGAAGGACGCCGATATCCTGACCGAGTACGTGCGTCAGGCTCTCTCGCGGACGATCACCGATCTGTATTCGACGAACGACGGCACGGTCGCGCTCATGACGCTTGCGTCGCGGCTCGAAAACAGCCTGACCGACGCGGTGCAGACCGCCCAGGGCACGTCGTTCCTCAACATCGATCCGGACACCGCTCAGCGCCTCATCAAGTCGCTCGAAAGCGCGGCGGGCAAATTCCAGAACATCGGTCAGCAGCCGATCCTGCTGACGAACCCCGTCCTGCGCGGACACCTCAAGCGATTCCTCGACAAGTTCCTGCCGTCCTGGTCCATCCTTTCGCACAATGAAATCGACACACGGGCGAAGATTTACTCGCTCGGCACCGTGGAGGCGTGA